A genome region from Eremothecium cymbalariae DBVPG#7215 chromosome 4, complete sequence includes the following:
- the FAT1 gene encoding long-chain fatty acid transporter FAT1 (similar to Ashbya gossypii ACL174W) encodes MIYPVIYALCGVTLLWQLCSCGISLVLLPFTYLIDILDKKYRIRDDFYIIPYFITSVLGYIWRLQTNRFQNWYIFEQKVRKHGSLPCIIYPRPLKTKGEFEVESYSYKGTYDIVLRLTHILYNEYGIRAGDYIALDCTNKPLFIFLWLSLWNIGAIPAFLNYNQLGKPLVHSIVTSNVKQVLIDPQASQAIKATEEELLKEVPDIQLRYLDEDQLLRLITSTSSPSLRINDDERSHKTLKDFEPALLIFTSGTTGLPKPAIMSWRKSTIGCALFGHVMRIRTDSIILTAMPLYHSTAALLGACAVFSQGGCVAISNKFSASSFWKEAYLTRTTHIQYVGEVCRYLLNSPKSEYENKCRVRVAYGNGLRPGIWMDFKNRFYIDVIGEFYASTEAPFATTSFQRGTFGVGACRNYGALINWILSYQQTLVRMEPDDDSTVYRNRSGFCEVSKVGEPGELMMRIFKPRKPETSFQGYVGNKTATQSKVLRDVFRKGDAWYRSGDLLKADEDGLWYFVDRLGDTFRWKSENVSATEVENQMMRYNKEIFECVVILGIKIPNHEGKAGFAVVQLKNEYLMEDKIHLLNGVLDHLKMNLPKYSLPILVKFVDEIEVSHNHKLAKRKYKEQKLPHGEEGNETIYWLKNYSEYSLLTDEDWSLILSGKSRL; translated from the coding sequence TTTGGGTTATATATGGCGTTTGCAGACCAAtagatttcaaaattggTATATTTTTGAGCAAAAGGTGAGGAAACATGGGTCTTTACCTTGTATCATCTATCCAAGGCCATTAAAGACCAAAGGTGAGTTTGAAGTTGAGTCCTACAGCTATAAAGGTACATATGATATTGTTTTACGGCTGACGCATATTTTGTACAACGAGTATGGCATTAGAGCAGGTGATTATATTGCATTAGATTGTACCAATAAGCCTTTGTTTATTTTCCTGTGGCTTTCTCTTTGGAATATCGGTGCTATTCCAGCTTTTTTAAACTACAACCAACTTGGGAAGCCGTTGGTGCACTCTATTGTGACATCGAATGTGAAACAGGTTTTGATTGATCCGCAAGCTAGCCAAGCGATAAAAGCTACGGAGGAAGAGCTTCTAAAAGAGGTTCCGGACATTCAATTACGCTACTTAGATGAGGACCAGCTTCTTAGATTAATAACCAGTACTTCGAGTCCATCACTACGTATTAATGACGATGAAAGATCACATAAAACACTAAAGGACTTCGAACCTGCGCTACTAATATTTACTTCCGGAACCACTGGTCTTCCTAAACCTGCAATTATGTCTTGGAGAAAATCAACTATTGGGTGTGCTCTATTTGGACATGTTATGCGCATCAGAACGGATAGCATAATTCTGACAGCCATGCCGCTATATCATTCTACAGCTGCTTTATTGGGTGCATGTGCGGTGTTTTCTCAGGGAGGATGCGTCGCCATTTCTAATAAATTCTCTGCgtcttctttttggaaGGAAGCATATTTAACAAGGACAACTCACATACAGTACGTTGGAGAAGTTTGTAGGTACTTGTTAAACTCACCAAAATCGGAGTATGAGAATAAGTGTCGTGTGAGGGTCGCGTACGGAAATGGCTTGCGGCCTGGCATATGGAtggatttcaaaaatagGTTTTACATTGACGTTATTGGTGAGTTCTATGCCTCCACGGAAGCACCATTTGCAACGACTTCATTCCAAAGAGGAACCTTTGGAGTTGGTGCCTGCAGAAATTATGGTGCTTTGATTAATTGGATTTTATCCTATCAGCAAACGCTAGTTAGAATGGAACCCGACGATGATTCTACAGTTTATCGTAATAGGAGCGGTTTCTGTGAAGTTTCTAAAGTCGGTGAACCTGGAGAGCtaatgatgaggatatTTAAACCTAGAAAGCCAGAAACTTCCTTTCAAGGTTATGTGGGGAATAAAACCGCCACACAATCTAAAGTTTTACGAGACGTATTCAGGAAAGGCGATGCATGGTACAGATCTGGTGACTTACTGAAagctgatgaagatggatTATGGTATTTTGTAGATAGATTAGGGGACACTTTCAGGTGGAAGTCTGAAAACGTTTCTGCCACAGAGGTCGAAAACCAGATGATGCGTTATAACAAAGAGATTTTTGAATGCGTAGTTATTTTAGGAATAAAGATACCTAACCATGAAGGTAAAGCTGGTTTTGCAGTTGTCCAGTTGAAGAATGAATATTTAATGGAGGATAAAATTCATTTATTGAATGGTGTATTAGATCActtgaaaatgaatttaCCAAAGTATTCTTTACCAATCTTGGTAAAGTTTGTGGATGAAATTGAGGTTAGCCACAATCATAAGTTAGCAAAGAGAAAGTACAAGGAACAAAAGCTACCGCATGGCGAAGAAGGAAACGAAACTATCTATTGGTTAAAAAACTACAGTGAATATTCTCTTTTGACAGATGAAGACTGGAGCCTGATTCTTAGCGGAAAATCTAGACTATAA
- the CST26 gene encoding putative acyltransferase (similar to Ashbya gossypii ACL173C) produces the protein MVSYLLSYLYKIAVTSVVIFIFFNGCLTIAIYQFFVTTIYHANAVERQIHLNRSKKSFIVLLVTILCLVAPSYVSITTENASIPKGTFRKDSSLQRIVSSLKRNSVIICNHQLYTDWIFLWWIAYTSRLAGNVIIMLKKSLESIPVLGYGMKNYNFIFMNRKWELDKVNLTNTLQDLDMDSRGIGKLSGNVPSNFTPEGIEEFSIPKSESGDGQMKWPYALILFPEGTNMSKNTRLRSDQYGAKVNRKPFSNVLLPRVTGLKFVLQKLVPSCECLYDVTLGYSGVTKGTYGEEIYNLRNVFLRGKAPKLVSIHLRAFQLSEIPYNDSEQFEKWVFDVWEEKDKLLDRYYKKGSFDLDSELNHTVTGLCQIAPLEVAAILVVPLIVSMLTSAMLTKLALLYFGRNNKTYSNYL, from the coding sequence ATGGTGAGCTATCTACTGAGTTACTTATATAAGATAGCTGTTACGTCTGTGGttatattcatattttttaatggaTGTCTAACAATCGCAATTTATCAGTTCTTTGTCACTACGATATATCATGCTAATGCTGTTGAAAGACAAATTCACCTTAATAGGAGTAAGAAGAGTTTTATCGTGCTTTTGGTGACTATATTATGTCTGGTTGCACCCTCCTATGTCAGTATTACGACTGAAAACGCGTCGATTCCTAAGGGTACATTTAGGAAGGACTCAAGTTTACAGCGAATCGTGTCTTCTTTGAAACGTAATTCGGTAATTATCTGCAATCACCAGCTATATACAGattggatatttttatgGTGGATTGCTTATACGTCAAGGTTGGCGGGgaatgttattattatgttgaagaagtctCTGGAGTCTATTCCTGTACTGGGGTATGGTATGAAAAACtacaattttatatttatgaatAGAAAGTGGGAGTTAGATAAGGTGAATTTAACCAATACTCTACAAGATTTGGATATGGATTCTCGTGGTATTGGTAAGCTGTCGGGTAATGTGCCTTCTAACTTTACGCCTGAAGGAATTGAGGAATTCTCTATTCCAAAGAGTGAAAGTGGAGATGGACAGATGAAATGGCCATATGCATTGATTTTATTTCCAGAGGGTACTAATATGAGCAAAAATACGAGACTTAGAAGCGACCAGTATGGTGCTAAGGTTAATCGTAAaccattttcaaatgtttTGTTGCCGCGTGTGACTGGATTGAAATTTGTTTTGCAAAAATTAGTTCCAAGTTGTGAATGTCTGTATGATGTTACTTTAGGTTACTCTGGGGTCACAAAAGGCACCTATGGTGAGGAGATATATAATTTGAGAAACGTTTTTTTGAGAGGTAAAGCTCCAAAATTGGTTTCTATTCATCTAAGGGCGTTTCAACTGTCAGAGATTCCATATAATGATAGTGAACAATTCGAGAAATGGGTATTTGATGTCTGGGAGGAAAAGGATAAGTTATTAGACAGGTACTATAAAAAGGGATCGTTTGACTTAGACTCCGAATTAAATCATACTGTTACTGGTTTATGTCAGATTGCTCCATTAGAAGTTGCTGCGATTTTGGTTGTTCCTTTAATAGTATCCATGTTAACATCGGCTATGTTAACGAAATTGGCACTTCTgtattttggaagaaatAATAAGACATATTCCAACTACCTGTAG